A single genomic interval of Lucilia cuprina isolate Lc7/37 chromosome 2, ASM2204524v1, whole genome shotgun sequence harbors:
- the LOC111675759 gene encoding protein croquemort produces MCCNCCSVNQRKAWVYGLGTLFATLGVILLVLWGNWAESLVQSGLVLKEGSDAYDSWVEAPIPIYLTFYMFNWTNPHEVRNPKVKPHFVEMGPYVFLEKHLKENITFYNNDTVSYYERKSWFFQPQMSNGTLDDMLTSGHAITATVADEMRHSNRFLKKIINFMLNHEGGKLYATKRVGDWIFDGYQDDLVDFLRLFNTTKIDIPYSKFGWLVDRNNSLEYDGLFTIYTGVKDITKLGQLTHWNNKNETGFYDPPCGVVNGTTGDLFPPHLDPEGEITIFATDACRFMNLQPNGTIEKHGLKAIQWVGTDETLDSGENFPNQQCFCDPRLEECPKTGVVECKKCRDNAPIYASFPHFYLADESYLNAVSGLKPDPKKHKFILAVEPITGLPVEINGRLQINMNMIADKDYDIFRGINEFLMPLFWFDQAAYLSPELAKKARLAIHLEDYGRYFAIALICLGGVFFITGIALTLTKRWKRTPNDDEDMLTN; encoded by the exons atgtgctGCAATTGTTGCAGCGTTAACCAGCGTAAAGCTTGGGTTTATGGCTTGGGTACTTTGTTTGCCACTTTGGGTGTAATCCTATTAGTTTTATGGGGAAATTGGGCGGAATCATTAGTACAAAGT ggTTTAGTTTTGAAAGAAGGCAGTGATGCTTACGACAGTTGGGTGGAGGCACCTATACCTATTTACTTAACATTTTACATGTTCAATTGGACAAATCCCCATGAGGTGCGCAATCCTAAGGTTAAGCCACATTTCGTAGAAATGGGTCCTTATGTTTTCCTAGAGAAACATTTGAAAGAGAATATAACCTTCTATAACAATGATACGGTTTCGTATTATGAAAGAAAATCTTGGTTTTTCCAACCTCAAATGTCGAATGGTACTTTAGATGATATGTTGACTTCGGGTCATGCTATAACAGCG ACAGTTGCCGATGAAATGCGCCAttcaaatagatttttaaagaaaattattaacttCATGTTAAATCACGAGGGCGGTAAACTTTATGCCACAAAACGTGTAGGTGATTGGATATTTGATGGTTATCAAGATGATTTGGTAGACTTTTTAAGACTATTCAATACCACCAAAATAGATATACCCTACAGCAAATTTGGTTGGCTGGTAGATCGTAATAATTCCCTAGAATATGATGGTTTATTTACAATCTATACAGGCGTAAAGGATATAACGAAATTGGGTCAACTAACACAttggaataataaaaatgaGACTGGATTTTATGATCCACCTTGTGGTGTGGTAAATGGCACCACTGGCGATCTCTTTCCACCTCATTTAGATCCAGAGGGTGAAATAACCATATTTGCCACTGATGCCTGTCGTTTCATGAACTTGCAGCCGAATGGTACAATCGAAAAGCATGGTTTAAAAGCCATTCAATGGGTGGGAACCGATGAAACTTTAGATTCTGGTGAAAATTTTCCCAATCAACAGTGTTTCTGTGATCCACGTCTGGAAGAATGTCCCAAAACTGGTGTAGTTGAATGTAAAAAATGTCGTGATAATGCTCCGATTTATGCCTCATTTCCACATTTCTATTTGGCCGATGAGTCATATCTAAATGCAGTGTCTGGTTTGAAACCCGATCCTAAGAAACATAAGTTTATATTGGCAGTAGAACCTATAACTGGATTGCCTGTGGAAATCAATGGCCGCTTACAGATAAATATGAACATGATAGCCGATAAAGATTATGa taTCTTCCGTGGCATTAATGAGTTTTTAATGCCTTTGTTTTGGTTTGATCAGGCGGCTTACTTAAGTCCTGAATTGGCTAAAAAAGCCAga TTGGCTATTCACTTGGAAGATTATGGTCGTTACTTTGCCATTGCCTTAATTTGTTTAGGAGGTGTTTTCTTTATTACCGGCATTGCTCTGACTCTAACTAAACGTTGGAAACGTACACCCAACGATGATGAAGATATGTTAACtaattaa